In Caminicella sporogenes DSM 14501, a genomic segment contains:
- a CDS encoding LacI family DNA-binding transcriptional regulator — protein sequence MAVTIKDIAKAAGVSRATVSRVLNDSGYVREETRQKVLKAIKELNYTPSAIARSLSTSRTNTIGVIVPEINNPFFGEIIKGISQVADEHNLNIILCNTDDNKEKELKALKLLKQQRIEGIIITPTYPEDEFNREYLSSLENLGIPIVLLDGHVEYFNFSGVFIDHIKGAYDAATALIEAGHRKIAIITGYMNSRPARERLIGYKKALEINNIPVEEKYIFYGDYTHETAYNITKEILNMKDRPTAIFVMSNMMILGCMKAFYEENIRVPEDMAIIGFDKIDVLNIIGMNISFVNGPTIEMGKMGMKILIESLNNGKDVKELKRIILMPKLVLKGSEKLVKK from the coding sequence ATGGCTGTTACTATAAAAGATATAGCAAAGGCTGCAGGAGTATCTAGAGCAACGGTTTCAAGGGTTTTAAACGATTCAGGATATGTCAGGGAAGAAACTAGGCAAAAGGTTTTAAAGGCAATAAAAGAATTAAATTACACTCCAAGTGCCATAGCGAGGAGTTTGTCTACAAGTAGAACAAATACAATAGGTGTTATAGTACCAGAAATAAACAATCCTTTTTTTGGTGAAATAATTAAAGGTATTAGTCAGGTAGCTGATGAACACAATTTAAACATAATTTTATGTAATACAGACGATAATAAAGAAAAAGAGCTGAAAGCTCTTAAGCTCCTTAAACAGCAGAGAATAGAAGGAATAATTATAACTCCTACTTATCCAGAAGATGAATTTAATAGAGAATATTTAAGTAGTCTTGAAAACTTAGGAATTCCAATAGTTTTATTAGACGGACATGTTGAGTATTTTAATTTTAGTGGAGTTTTTATAGATCATATAAAAGGAGCTTATGATGCAGCAACTGCTTTAATAGAAGCAGGACATAGAAAGATAGCAATAATTACTGGATATATGAATTCAAGACCAGCAAGAGAAAGATTAATAGGATATAAAAAGGCTTTAGAGATTAATAATATACCAGTTGAAGAAAAATATATTTTTTATGGAGATTATACCCATGAAACTGCATACAACATAACAAAAGAAATATTGAATATGAAAGATAGACCTACTGCCATTTTTGTAATGAGTAATATGATGATTTTAGGATGTATGAAAGCTTTTTATGAAGAAAATATAAGAGTTCCAGAAGATATGGCTATAATAGGTTTTGATAAAATAGATGTACTAAATATTATAGGAATGAATATAAGTTTTGTAAATGGTCCAACTATTGAAATGGGCAAAATGGGTATGAAGATACTTATTGAAAGTTTAAATAATGGAAAAGATGTTAAGGAGCTAAAGAGGATTATTTTGATGCCAAAACTTGTTTTGAAAGGTTCAGAAAAATTAGTTAAAAAGTAA